The Pseudarthrobacter sp. NS4 genome includes a window with the following:
- a CDS encoding sigma 54-interacting transcriptional regulator, translating to MSDRPDIFTVGELRAAGHVQKDLRHEIRDNLLAALAAGRDPWPGLYGFSRTVLPQLERALIAGHDVVLLGERGQGKTRLLRTLGGLLDEWSPVIEDSELNEHPYLPITEQSRARALTEGDRLRVAWRHRSERYVEKLATPDTSVADLIGDVDPMRVAEGRRLGDPETIHYGLVPRSNRGIIAINELPDLAERIQVAMLNVMEERDIQIRGYVLRLPLDVLVVASANPEDYTNRGRIITPLKDRFGAEIRTHYPIELDDEVAVIRQEGRLVADVPPVILEILARYTRALRQSPAINQTSGVSARFAIAGAETVAAGALRRASMRGEDQAVARIIDLEPAAEVLTGKIEFESGEEGREQGVLDHLLRTATAEAVRAHFQGLDMGPLVAALDGHTTVTTGEQVTAREFLQNLPSLNGSGLYDEISERLGAKNDGQRAAAVELALEGLYLARRISKESDDEATVYG from the coding sequence GGCGAACTGCGTGCCGCCGGCCATGTCCAGAAGGACCTGCGCCATGAAATCCGCGACAACCTCCTCGCGGCGCTCGCCGCCGGCCGCGATCCGTGGCCCGGGCTGTACGGTTTCAGCCGGACGGTCCTTCCGCAGCTCGAGCGTGCCCTGATTGCCGGCCACGACGTTGTCCTGCTCGGCGAACGCGGACAGGGGAAGACGCGCCTGCTCCGCACCCTCGGGGGGCTGCTGGATGAATGGTCGCCGGTGATCGAGGATTCGGAGCTGAACGAACACCCGTACCTGCCGATCACTGAACAGTCGCGGGCGCGGGCGCTCACCGAGGGGGACCGGCTCCGCGTGGCGTGGCGCCACCGCTCGGAGCGCTACGTCGAGAAGCTCGCGACACCGGACACCTCCGTCGCCGACCTCATTGGCGACGTGGACCCGATGCGCGTCGCCGAGGGCCGCCGCCTGGGGGACCCGGAGACCATCCACTACGGCCTGGTCCCGCGCTCGAACCGGGGGATCATCGCGATCAACGAGCTGCCGGACCTCGCCGAGCGGATCCAGGTGGCGATGCTCAACGTGATGGAGGAGCGCGATATCCAGATCCGCGGCTACGTCCTGCGGCTTCCGCTTGACGTGCTGGTGGTCGCGTCGGCCAATCCTGAGGACTACACCAACCGCGGCCGGATCATCACGCCCCTGAAGGACCGTTTCGGCGCCGAGATCCGGACGCATTACCCCATTGAGCTCGATGACGAGGTAGCCGTTATCCGGCAGGAGGGGCGGCTCGTGGCCGATGTCCCGCCGGTCATCCTTGAAATCCTGGCGCGGTACACGCGGGCGTTGCGCCAATCCCCGGCCATCAACCAGACCTCCGGAGTGTCAGCACGGTTCGCCATTGCGGGTGCTGAGACTGTTGCCGCGGGGGCGCTGCGCCGGGCCAGCATGCGCGGCGAGGACCAGGCCGTTGCGCGGATCATCGACCTGGAACCCGCGGCTGAAGTCCTGACAGGAAAGATTGAGTTTGAATCGGGCGAGGAAGGGCGCGAGCAGGGTGTCCTGGACCACCTGCTGCGCACAGCCACCGCGGAAGCCGTGCGCGCGCATTTCCAGGGCCTCGACATGGGTCCGCTCGTGGCCGCGCTGGACGGCCACACCACCGTGACCACCGGTGAGCAGGTCACCGCGCGGGAGTTCCTCCAGAACCTCCCGTCCCTCAACGGCTCAGGCCTCTATGACGAGATCAGTGAGCGGCTGGGTGCGAAAAATGACGGGCAGCGCGCGGCCGCCGTCGAGCTTGCTTTGGAAGGCCTCTACCTTGCCAGGCGGATCTCCAAGGAGTCCGACGACGAGGCGACGGTCTACGGCTAG
- a CDS encoding vWA domain-containing protein, with protein MAVHKRSARYGRYSGGPDPLAPPVDLAEALDAVAEDVMAGYSPRHALQEFLRRGGRSREGLDDLARRVQQRRSELLGRHRLDGTLGEVRKLLETAVLEERKQLARDAMMDNTDRAFREMQLQNLPASTAAAVNGLASYDWQSTTAREAYEKIKDLLGREVLDQRFAGMKQALENATDEDLEAVRGMLQDLNELLDKHRRGEDTDADFQEFMARHGHFFPENPQSVEELIDALANRAAAAQRLLQSMSPEQREELMRLSAQAFGSPGLMAQLEQLDASLQALRPGEDWSGSERFEGQEGLGLGDGTGVLQDIAELDELGEQLSQSYNGSRLDDLDLDALARQLGQDAAVTARTLAEIERAMQDGGYLRRGADGDLRLSPQAMRRLGKSLLRDTARQLSGRQGHRDTRAAGAAGEQTGSSRQWEFGDAEPWDVTRTMTNAIRRTVADGGNPGRGFRLGVGDIEVTETEARTQAAVVLLVDVSFSMAAEGRWVPMKRTALALHHLVSTRFRGDRLQLVTFGRYAQSMDIAELTALPALREQGTNLHHGLLLAGRFFRRHPSMQPVLLVVTDGEPTAHLLADGESWFCWPPDPETVRVTVAELDRLARAGTHATFFRLGSEPSLERFVQRLARRIDGRVVAPDVGDLGAAVVGEYLRAHFRSSFNGADWI; from the coding sequence ATGGCCGTCCACAAACGGTCCGCCAGGTACGGCCGGTACTCCGGGGGACCGGATCCGCTCGCACCGCCGGTGGACCTGGCCGAGGCACTCGACGCCGTCGCCGAGGATGTGATGGCAGGGTATTCCCCGCGGCACGCCCTACAGGAGTTCCTGCGGCGGGGCGGCCGGAGCCGGGAAGGGCTCGACGACCTGGCCCGGCGGGTTCAACAGCGCAGGAGCGAGCTGCTGGGACGCCACCGGCTGGACGGCACCCTTGGCGAAGTGCGAAAGCTGCTCGAGACCGCTGTACTGGAGGAACGCAAGCAGCTGGCCCGCGACGCCATGATGGACAACACAGACCGTGCATTCCGGGAGATGCAGCTGCAGAACCTCCCCGCATCCACGGCAGCCGCGGTCAACGGGCTCGCCTCTTACGACTGGCAGTCAACTACCGCCCGGGAAGCCTACGAAAAGATCAAGGACCTCCTGGGACGGGAAGTCCTGGACCAGCGTTTCGCCGGCATGAAACAGGCGCTCGAGAACGCGACCGATGAGGACCTCGAGGCCGTGCGCGGGATGCTGCAGGACCTCAACGAACTGCTGGACAAACACCGGCGCGGCGAAGACACCGACGCCGACTTCCAGGAATTCATGGCCAGGCACGGACACTTCTTTCCCGAGAATCCGCAGTCCGTTGAAGAGCTGATCGACGCGCTCGCCAACCGCGCCGCGGCAGCGCAGCGGCTCCTGCAGTCCATGTCCCCGGAGCAGCGGGAGGAGCTGATGCGGCTCTCCGCCCAGGCCTTCGGCTCGCCCGGACTGATGGCCCAGCTCGAGCAACTCGATGCATCCCTGCAGGCACTGCGGCCAGGTGAGGACTGGTCCGGATCCGAACGCTTTGAGGGCCAGGAAGGGCTCGGACTGGGCGACGGCACCGGCGTCCTGCAGGACATCGCCGAACTCGACGAGTTGGGCGAACAGCTCTCCCAGTCCTACAACGGCTCACGCCTCGACGATCTCGACCTGGATGCGCTGGCCCGCCAGCTGGGGCAGGATGCCGCGGTCACCGCCCGCACCCTCGCGGAGATCGAACGGGCCATGCAGGACGGCGGCTACCTGCGGCGCGGCGCAGACGGAGACCTCCGGCTGTCCCCGCAGGCCATGCGGCGGCTTGGGAAGTCGCTCCTCCGGGACACGGCCAGGCAGCTGTCCGGCAGGCAGGGGCACCGGGACACCCGCGCAGCAGGCGCCGCCGGTGAACAGACCGGTTCCAGCCGCCAGTGGGAGTTCGGGGACGCCGAGCCGTGGGATGTCACCCGCACCATGACTAACGCGATCCGCCGCACCGTAGCTGACGGCGGGAATCCCGGCCGCGGGTTCCGCCTCGGCGTGGGGGACATCGAGGTGACGGAAACAGAGGCACGGACCCAGGCCGCCGTCGTCCTGCTTGTCGACGTGTCATTCTCCATGGCGGCCGAGGGCCGTTGGGTACCGATGAAACGCACCGCGCTCGCCCTGCACCATTTGGTCTCAACCCGGTTCCGCGGAGACCGGCTGCAGCTGGTCACGTTCGGCCGTTACGCACAGTCCATGGACATCGCCGAACTCACGGCCCTGCCGGCCCTGCGGGAGCAGGGGACCAACCTGCATCACGGATTGCTTCTGGCCGGCCGGTTCTTCCGCCGGCACCCGTCCATGCAGCCGGTACTCCTGGTGGTGACCGACGGCGAACCCACCGCGCACCTGCTGGCCGACGGCGAGTCGTGGTTTTGTTGGCCACCGGACCCGGAGACAGTCCGGGTCACGGTGGCCGAACTTGACCGCCTTGCGCGTGCCGGCACGCATGCGACGTTCTTCCGGCTCGGTTCCGAGCCAAGCCTTGAGCGGTTCGTGCAGCGGCTGGCACGGCGGATCGATGGCCGGGTGGTTGCGCCCGACGTCGGTGACCTTGGCGCCGCAGTGGTGGGCGAGTACCTCCGTGCGCACTTCCGCAGCTCCTTCAACGGCGCCGACTGGATTTGA
- a CDS encoding glycogen debranching N-terminal domain-containing protein: MAGWNADTAAGPVGAGTNTLVEGSSFCISLANGDMHPEHPHGVFHEDTRILSRWNLTVNGQPLEPLTAETKEPYRALFIGRVPRSDGYADSPLIVERLREVGAGVAEEITIRNYSSEAVECSVSVSVASDFADLFEVKEARVQRHWEESRRPDGDSLTIEAVWHDVLKRVVIKGGGAVATPDALTYRVVVPPHGQWSTQLSVAPSPDGAGAPAARPVHQDDRQESASDRRRREWVTKIPKLHMGNRSIERTLRRSYDDLGALRIEDPAHSERIVVAAGAPWFMTLFGRDSLWASEMALPVDPSLALGTLQTLADRQGKVVDPKSEEEPGKILHEVRLGVSSGLALGGKSIYYGSVDATPQFVMTLGSVSRWGFAKDIIADLLPHADRALDWVRNYGDKDGDGFVEYSRLNEQGLLNQGWKDSWDGINFADGTMAEPPIALCEVQALVYSALLSRAWMAYDAGDAPMAAQLTEEAARLKRKFNDEFWLPDRGWFAVALDGRKRPVDACASNMGQCLWHGIVDDDKVPLVAERLMSPEMFSGWGVRTLATDMGAYNPASYHNGSVWPHDNAIIAAGLMRYGFIEEAQRIATALLEAAEYSNGRLPELFCGFSREQVAEPVPYPTACSPQAWAATTPIMLITSLMRYDAHLSRGGFWMDPVLPESFGNLHITNAPMAGGRITINISGSEPSVEGLPEDIRFHRAHRPWLTELVAEAGLGTAHGGGPVPKD, translated from the coding sequence ATGGCCGGATGGAACGCTGATACAGCTGCCGGACCTGTGGGAGCCGGAACAAATACCTTGGTGGAGGGCTCGTCCTTCTGCATTTCGCTGGCTAATGGAGACATGCACCCGGAACATCCGCACGGGGTCTTCCATGAGGACACGCGCATCCTGTCGCGCTGGAACCTGACGGTTAACGGCCAGCCACTGGAACCGCTGACTGCAGAGACAAAGGAACCGTACCGTGCCTTGTTCATCGGCCGCGTTCCACGTTCCGACGGATATGCCGACAGCCCGCTGATTGTGGAGCGCCTTCGGGAAGTAGGAGCCGGGGTCGCCGAGGAGATCACCATCCGGAACTACTCTTCGGAGGCGGTCGAATGCAGTGTTTCCGTCAGCGTTGCATCAGATTTCGCTGATCTCTTCGAAGTGAAGGAGGCGCGTGTCCAGCGGCACTGGGAGGAGTCCCGGCGCCCGGACGGCGATTCGCTCACCATCGAGGCCGTCTGGCACGACGTCCTGAAGCGGGTGGTCATCAAGGGAGGGGGCGCCGTCGCCACCCCCGACGCCCTCACCTATCGGGTGGTCGTCCCGCCGCACGGGCAGTGGAGCACCCAGCTGAGTGTGGCGCCTTCTCCTGACGGCGCTGGGGCTCCTGCTGCCCGGCCCGTCCACCAGGACGATCGTCAGGAATCTGCGAGCGACCGCAGGCGCCGGGAGTGGGTAACGAAGATCCCCAAGCTGCACATGGGGAACCGTTCCATTGAACGGACCCTGCGGCGCAGCTATGACGACCTGGGTGCGCTCCGGATTGAGGATCCCGCCCACTCGGAGCGGATCGTGGTGGCCGCAGGTGCACCCTGGTTCATGACGCTCTTTGGGCGGGACTCCCTGTGGGCTTCGGAAATGGCCCTCCCCGTGGACCCCTCCCTGGCCCTTGGTACCTTGCAGACGTTGGCGGACCGCCAGGGCAAAGTGGTGGATCCAAAGAGCGAGGAGGAACCCGGAAAAATCCTGCACGAGGTAAGGCTGGGCGTCTCCAGCGGTCTGGCGTTGGGCGGCAAGTCCATCTATTACGGCAGCGTGGACGCCACTCCCCAGTTCGTGATGACCCTGGGGTCGGTCAGCCGCTGGGGCTTTGCCAAAGACATCATCGCCGACCTGCTGCCCCATGCGGACCGGGCGCTGGACTGGGTACGGAATTACGGTGACAAGGACGGCGACGGCTTCGTCGAGTACTCCCGCCTCAATGAACAGGGCCTTCTCAACCAGGGCTGGAAGGACTCCTGGGACGGCATCAATTTCGCTGACGGGACGATGGCCGAGCCGCCCATTGCGCTCTGCGAAGTGCAGGCTTTGGTCTACAGCGCCCTGCTGTCCAGGGCATGGATGGCCTACGACGCCGGTGACGCACCAATGGCAGCGCAGCTCACGGAGGAGGCGGCCCGGCTGAAGAGAAAGTTCAATGACGAGTTCTGGCTGCCTGACCGGGGCTGGTTCGCCGTCGCCCTGGACGGCAGGAAGAGGCCGGTGGACGCCTGCGCCTCGAACATGGGGCAATGCCTGTGGCACGGCATCGTCGACGACGACAAGGTCCCGCTGGTGGCAGAACGACTGATGTCACCAGAGATGTTCAGCGGCTGGGGCGTCCGCACCCTTGCCACCGATATGGGTGCCTACAACCCCGCCAGCTACCACAACGGCTCAGTCTGGCCCCATGACAACGCGATCATCGCAGCGGGCCTGATGCGTTATGGCTTCATCGAAGAGGCCCAGCGGATCGCCACGGCGCTGCTGGAAGCGGCCGAATACTCCAACGGCCGGCTCCCGGAACTCTTCTGCGGGTTCAGCCGGGAACAGGTCGCAGAACCGGTGCCGTATCCCACCGCCTGCTCCCCGCAGGCCTGGGCGGCCACCACCCCGATTATGTTGATTACCAGCCTGATGCGGTATGACGCCCATCTGTCACGGGGCGGGTTCTGGATGGACCCCGTTCTGCCTGAGTCCTTTGGCAACCTGCATATTACCAACGCGCCCATGGCCGGAGGCCGGATCACCATCAACATCAGCGGTTCCGAACCCTCCGTGGAGGGGTTGCCCGAGGACATCCGTTTCCATCGTGCCCACCGGCCGTGGCTGACCGAACTCGTGGCGGAGGCCGGACTGGGAACTGCGCATGGGGGTGGACCTGTTCCCAAAGACTGA
- a CDS encoding 5'-3' exonuclease, with the protein MPQRLMLLDTASLYFRAFYGLPDTIRRADGTPVNAVRGLLDMIARLATDYRATHLVACWDDDWRPQWRVDLLPTYKSHRVAEAVTDAPDIEVVPDALEAQLPMIRRVLELAGIAVVGAAEHEADDVVGTYASHAAFPVDVVTGDRDLFQVCDDGRQVRVIYTARGMRNLEVITEGTIVGKYRVLPRQYADYATLRGDASDGLPGVAGIGEKTAASLLLKYGTLEGLLEAAEDDGSGLAGPVRAKLAAAADYLKAAPAVVRLVRNLELPTLEEAGAQLRPVGGEPRAELERLAIEWNLGGSVRRLLDALDKTA; encoded by the coding sequence ATGCCCCAACGCCTGATGCTGCTGGACACTGCCTCCCTGTACTTCCGGGCCTTTTACGGTCTGCCCGATACCATCCGCCGCGCTGACGGGACACCTGTCAACGCCGTGCGCGGCCTGCTGGACATGATCGCGCGGCTTGCCACGGACTACCGCGCCACGCACCTGGTCGCATGCTGGGACGATGACTGGCGCCCGCAATGGCGGGTTGACCTTCTCCCCACGTACAAGTCGCACCGCGTGGCCGAGGCAGTCACGGATGCTCCCGACATCGAGGTCGTTCCGGATGCTCTGGAGGCGCAGCTGCCCATGATTCGCCGGGTGCTGGAGCTGGCCGGCATCGCGGTTGTGGGCGCGGCCGAACACGAGGCCGACGACGTTGTGGGCACCTATGCCAGCCACGCGGCCTTCCCGGTCGACGTCGTCACGGGGGACCGGGACCTATTCCAGGTGTGCGACGACGGCAGGCAGGTCCGGGTGATCTACACCGCGCGCGGCATGCGGAACCTCGAGGTCATCACCGAAGGGACCATCGTTGGAAAGTACCGGGTGCTGCCCCGGCAGTATGCCGATTACGCCACGCTGCGGGGTGATGCTTCGGACGGGCTGCCGGGGGTCGCGGGAATTGGGGAGAAGACGGCGGCGTCCCTGCTCCTGAAGTACGGCACCCTGGAAGGGCTGCTCGAAGCGGCCGAAGATGACGGCAGCGGGTTGGCCGGTCCAGTGCGGGCCAAGCTCGCCGCCGCCGCAGATTACCTGAAAGCAGCCCCCGCCGTCGTCCGTCTGGTGCGGAACCTGGAGCTGCCCACCCTGGAGGAGGCAGGCGCCCAACTGCGCCCGGTGGGCGGTGAACCGCGCGCCGAGCTGGAGCGGCTGGCGATTGAATGGAACCTGGGCGGTTCCGTCAGGCGGCTGCTCGACGCACTGGACAAAACAGCGTAA
- a CDS encoding CBS domain-containing protein, translated as MTTAREIMTGGAECIGENETLEAAARKMKDLDVGSLPICGEDNRLKGMVTDRDIVVKCLAEGGDPRSVKAGELGEGKPVTIGADDSIEEAIRTMQDHQVRRLPVIDGHDLVGVLSQADIAKNYPEDRVGELVAFISY; from the coding sequence ATGACAACGGCACGGGAAATCATGACCGGCGGAGCGGAATGCATCGGCGAGAACGAGACCCTGGAAGCAGCAGCCCGCAAAATGAAGGATCTTGACGTCGGTTCGCTTCCCATCTGCGGCGAGGATAACCGGCTCAAGGGCATGGTGACGGACCGTGACATCGTGGTGAAGTGCCTGGCCGAGGGCGGTGATCCGCGGTCAGTCAAGGCAGGCGAACTGGGTGAAGGCAAACCGGTCACCATTGGCGCGGACGATTCCATCGAGGAAGCAATCAGGACCATGCAGGACCATCAGGTCCGCAGGCTCCCCGTCATTGACGGGCACGACCTGGTGGGCGTCCTCAGCCAGGCGGACATTGCGAAGAATTACCCCGAGGACCGCGTGGGCGAACTCGTGGCATTCATTTCATACTGA
- the hrpB gene encoding ATP-dependent helicase HrpB, with translation MTSSNGRDRLHAGKSFDLGAIGAGLAFAGSLPGLREALANGPAAGAAVVQAPPGTGKTTLVPPLVANLVAGAGRVVVTQPRRVAARAAARRLSALDSGAAGGRLGGRVGYTVRGEHQAGPGTLVEFVTPGILLRRLLADPGLEDVAAVVLDEVHERGLETDLLMGMLAEVRELRGDLAVVAMSATLDAPRFAALLGNPDGGPAAPVIDCPSVLHPLEVEWAPAPGPRLHNRGVSRAFLDHLVTTAAGAHTRALAEDTSVDALVFVPGAREVSQVAAGLRGRLGRDIDVLELHGQVAAADQDRAVSGRRPGEKPRIIVSTDLAESSLTVPGVRLVIDSGLTREPRRDVGRGMNGLVTVSCSRASADQRAGRAARQGPGTVVRCYTQQAFGAAPAHVTPEIKVADLTGTALTLACWGSPGGEGLPLPDMPPRQALDDAIEVLRELGALSPDGHATPTGRILAGIPADPRLARALLDGAAATGVREAAEVVAAVAGDQRAPGADLPRLLAQLRGDPGPAGRRWAEETRRLQALARDAGTPASAPGLSAGAAGTEVVGAVVALAFPDRVARLVPGGGPARYLLSSGTRAGLPAGSTLSGYEWLAVAEVSRAEGRDSAGTGAVIRAAAPLNPELAEAAASRLVTDTVEAHFVQGRVTARKVRRLGAIILADTPVRPSPAEGRTAVARALQKEGLSALEWSTAAAALRRRLAFLNRELGAPWPDVSDDALMLRIDDWLGPELESLAAGGSIAALDLIQPLRRLLPWPEAGRMDELAPEWLEVPSGSRIRIDYPQPDEENAPPVVAVKLQECFGLAASPRLVSGRVPVLFHLLSPARRPLAVTDDLTSFWSGPYAQVRAEMRGRYPRHPWPEDPWTAPATARTKQRK, from the coding sequence GTGACTTCTTCAAACGGCCGGGACCGGCTCCATGCCGGGAAATCTTTTGACCTTGGTGCCATCGGCGCCGGCCTGGCGTTCGCAGGCTCGCTTCCGGGCCTGAGGGAGGCACTGGCAAACGGTCCCGCGGCCGGCGCGGCAGTGGTGCAGGCGCCGCCGGGTACCGGCAAGACCACTCTCGTTCCGCCGTTGGTCGCGAATCTCGTTGCCGGCGCGGGCCGGGTAGTGGTCACCCAGCCACGTCGGGTGGCTGCCCGTGCCGCTGCCCGGCGCCTCTCCGCCCTGGATTCCGGCGCGGCTGGCGGCCGGCTCGGCGGCCGCGTCGGGTACACCGTGCGCGGTGAACACCAGGCAGGGCCGGGAACCCTCGTTGAATTCGTGACGCCGGGCATCCTCCTGCGCCGGCTGCTGGCAGACCCCGGCCTTGAGGACGTTGCGGCCGTCGTCCTGGATGAGGTCCACGAGCGGGGACTCGAGACGGACCTGCTGATGGGCATGCTGGCCGAAGTCCGCGAGCTCCGCGGCGACCTGGCCGTCGTCGCGATGTCCGCGACACTGGACGCGCCCCGCTTCGCCGCCCTGCTGGGGAATCCCGACGGCGGTCCCGCGGCTCCCGTCATCGACTGCCCTTCGGTGCTCCATCCCTTGGAGGTGGAATGGGCGCCAGCGCCAGGCCCACGGCTGCACAACAGGGGAGTGTCGCGCGCCTTCCTGGACCACCTCGTAACAACGGCAGCGGGCGCCCACACCCGGGCGCTGGCGGAGGACACTTCCGTGGATGCCCTGGTCTTCGTCCCCGGCGCGAGGGAAGTGTCGCAGGTGGCAGCAGGGCTTCGCGGCCGCCTGGGAAGGGACATCGATGTGCTGGAGCTCCACGGCCAGGTGGCCGCCGCCGACCAGGACCGGGCAGTGTCCGGACGACGGCCGGGGGAGAAGCCCCGGATCATCGTCTCCACCGACCTTGCCGAATCCTCCCTCACTGTGCCGGGCGTCCGGCTGGTCATCGATTCCGGCCTTACCCGCGAACCCCGCCGGGACGTTGGCCGCGGAATGAACGGCCTGGTGACAGTGTCCTGTTCCCGGGCCTCCGCGGACCAACGGGCAGGCCGGGCCGCCCGGCAGGGCCCGGGCACAGTGGTCCGCTGCTACACCCAGCAGGCTTTCGGCGCGGCCCCGGCCCACGTCACTCCGGAAATCAAAGTCGCAGACCTGACCGGAACCGCGTTGACGCTGGCCTGCTGGGGATCGCCGGGTGGAGAAGGACTGCCCTTGCCGGACATGCCGCCCCGGCAGGCGCTGGACGATGCCATCGAGGTCCTGAGGGAACTCGGGGCCCTGTCGCCCGACGGCCACGCCACCCCCACCGGCCGGATCCTGGCCGGAATCCCTGCCGACCCCCGGCTGGCGCGTGCCTTGCTGGACGGCGCAGCAGCCACCGGTGTCCGGGAAGCCGCGGAGGTAGTGGCCGCTGTTGCAGGCGACCAACGCGCTCCCGGCGCTGACCTCCCGCGCCTTCTTGCCCAGCTCCGGGGCGACCCCGGGCCCGCCGGGCGTCGCTGGGCGGAGGAGACCAGGCGGCTGCAGGCCCTTGCCCGGGACGCTGGAACCCCCGCCTCCGCTCCCGGCCTCTCCGCCGGTGCAGCCGGCACCGAGGTGGTTGGCGCCGTCGTCGCCCTGGCATTCCCTGACCGGGTGGCCCGCCTCGTGCCTGGCGGGGGACCTGCACGCTACCTGCTGTCATCCGGGACACGGGCCGGCCTGCCGGCGGGAAGCACCTTGTCCGGGTACGAATGGCTGGCCGTGGCCGAAGTCTCGCGGGCGGAGGGCCGGGATTCTGCGGGGACGGGCGCCGTCATCCGTGCGGCGGCACCGCTCAACCCCGAACTTGCCGAAGCAGCCGCCTCCCGCCTTGTTACGGACACCGTGGAGGCGCACTTCGTCCAGGGGCGGGTCACCGCCCGGAAAGTCAGGCGCCTGGGCGCCATCATCCTTGCCGATACTCCTGTCCGTCCCTCGCCCGCGGAGGGCAGGACCGCAGTGGCCCGCGCCCTGCAGAAAGAGGGCCTTTCCGCGCTGGAATGGTCGACGGCGGCCGCGGCCTTGCGTCGCCGCCTTGCCTTCCTGAACCGGGAGCTGGGGGCACCATGGCCGGACGTCTCGGACGATGCCCTCATGCTGCGCATTGATGACTGGCTGGGCCCCGAACTCGAATCGCTGGCGGCGGGAGGCAGCATCGCAGCACTGGACCTCATCCAGCCGCTGCGCCGCCTCCTGCCCTGGCCTGAGGCCGGAAGGATGGACGAGCTTGCTCCGGAGTGGCTGGAGGTGCCCAGCGGCTCACGGATCCGGATCGACTACCCACAGCCGGACGAAGAAAATGCACCGCCGGTGGTGGCTGTCAAACTGCAGGAGTGCTTCGGCCTTGCAGCTTCGCCGCGGCTGGTCAGCGGCAGGGTTCCGGTCCTCTTCCACCTGCTGTCACCGGCCCGCCGGCCATTGGCCGTGACCGATGACCTGACGTCCTTCTGGTCCGGGCCCTATGCGCAGGTCCGCGCGGAGATGAGGGGCCGCTATCCCCGGCACCCGTGGCCGGAGGATCCCTGGACCGCCCCCGCCACAGCACGGACCAAGCAGCGAAAGTAG
- a CDS encoding alpha/beta family hydrolase, producing the protein MPAQETNFPLAVGEVTVSAAYARPENPWATVVVAHGAGAGMEHPFLSGFTNALNSLDVATLRFNFPYREAGRKFPDRPPAAIAAWRAAMAAAGERAAHHGDSGPLWAAGKSFGGRMASMAVSEGMAAAGLIYLGYPLHPPGKPEKLRDEHLYGMTTPMLFLQGTRDTFATPDILEDVVSRLGPSAELRWVEGGDHSFGVAGVKRQAGEVGASLAAPVAEFIRAAG; encoded by the coding sequence ATGCCCGCCCAAGAAACCAACTTTCCGCTTGCCGTTGGCGAGGTCACGGTCTCAGCAGCCTATGCCCGCCCGGAAAATCCCTGGGCCACGGTCGTGGTTGCCCATGGTGCCGGGGCCGGAATGGAACATCCCTTCCTGTCCGGGTTCACGAACGCCCTGAACTCCCTGGACGTCGCAACCCTGCGGTTCAACTTCCCCTACCGCGAAGCCGGACGCAAATTCCCGGACCGTCCCCCGGCTGCCATCGCTGCCTGGCGCGCGGCGATGGCCGCTGCCGGGGAGCGGGCAGCACACCATGGGGACTCCGGCCCCCTGTGGGCTGCGGGCAAATCCTTCGGCGGCCGGATGGCATCCATGGCCGTGTCGGAAGGCATGGCGGCTGCCGGACTCATCTACCTCGGGTACCCCCTGCACCCGCCGGGAAAACCGGAAAAGCTGCGGGACGAGCACCTGTACGGGATGACCACGCCCATGCTGTTCCTGCAGGGCACCCGTGACACCTTCGCCACGCCGGACATCCTGGAGGATGTGGTGTCACGCCTCGGGCCGTCCGCCGAGCTGCGGTGGGTGGAGGGCGGCGATCATTCCTTCGGCGTCGCAGGCGTCAAACGCCAGGCCGGCGAGGTCGGGGCCTCGCTGGCGGCACCGGTGGCTGAGTTTATCCGGGCCGCCGGCTAA